A part of Lacinutrix sp. 5H-3-7-4 genomic DNA contains:
- a CDS encoding curli assembly protein CsgE codes for MLSKLNYTLLLIFVLSSFSINAQKFYNKDINALIKIEKSSEFTKFSATAENLKFSAYNLRYEFLAFKTDVNNNSSKSSQSNNFYLEANQKKVLSSLTINNDINGKIILVLLIYPIIDGEKNVGAIGKDRVVLTSNENGQIVIELDPNRKEILKEESQDLANTGQDGVFLQGLVIQKTLTKAGRDFHRYFYSEYFNRQIKTDKHIVIEEVPGQRRSTRISVKVDGRLVWQFFVNPKKKFLLEMVNIAMQKSIRYLQLLQKSKETITQY; via the coding sequence ATGTTATCTAAATTAAATTACACTTTGTTATTAATTTTTGTGCTTAGTAGTTTTTCTATTAATGCACAAAAATTTTATAATAAAGACATTAATGCTTTAATTAAAATTGAAAAATCAAGTGAGTTTACCAAGTTTTCTGCAACAGCAGAAAATTTGAAGTTTTCAGCATATAATTTAAGGTATGAGTTTTTAGCTTTTAAAACCGATGTAAATAATAACAGTTCAAAATCATCACAAAGCAATAATTTCTATTTAGAAGCAAATCAAAAAAAAGTATTATCTTCCTTAACAATTAATAATGATATTAACGGTAAAATTATTCTTGTTTTATTAATATATCCAATTATTGATGGAGAAAAAAATGTAGGAGCAATTGGTAAGGATAGAGTTGTGTTAACCAGCAATGAAAATGGACAGATTGTTATTGAATTAGATCCTAATAGAAAAGAAATTTTAAAAGAAGAATCACAAGATTTAGCAAATACAGGACAAGACGGTGTTTTTTTGCAAGGATTAGTTATTCAAAAAACGTTAACTAAAGCAGGAAGAGATTTTCATCGGTACTTTTATTCAGAATATTTTAATAGGCAAATAAAGACTGATAAACATATTGTAATTGAAGAAGTGCCTGGGCAAAGAAGATCCACTAGAATTTCTGTAAAAGTAGATGGTCGATTAGTATGGCAGTTTTTTGTAAACCCTAAAAAAAAGTTTTTACTTGAGATGGTAAATATAGCAATGCAAAAAAGCATTAGGTATTTACAACTATTACAAAAATCTAAAGAAACAATAACACAATATTAA
- a CDS encoding curlin: MKKVILGASALLFTGAIFAQSPVSQDDLKVQNGSNSVDTQVAVDYATGNGNTGEAIQTGNTNKLQVMQAGTNQSSYSVQADGTGTGDNRARIWQTGEVSAASGVGNAADVRQMGSGNQSTTLQEGDLNEAVTRQGMKDGGASGGNRALIHHGTGQQGEMNYAMIEQDGQDNRAKTRQQFDNNQARTVQEGDDNVAGVFQNSGPDGSDGNTAIAEQYGDENVTRIDQDGSRNKAHSVQEGDLNISNQYQTGDDNTALVDQGADVNPINDFGASQSDLDAFIVTYSDAGYTDGTDNTGMGSTDARALQVQDGDANTGYIGQWGDSSEDSDYAEQNQTGDNNVAYIAQNAHGVSNGGANYGRQDQTGDVNGAILGQNGRNHLAYQRQYGDGNIVSSSQKGDSNLVSTYQSGDENVAFTGQRGLANQTLIVQKSGIADGSGHSFKASQNIPDGMSNGGNTISVLQLGPNGDLMNDGENCDFQEMETLITPGGPGSFDLDAPCGGSGC, translated from the coding sequence ATGAAAAAAGTAATTTTAGGTGCTTCGGCACTTCTATTCACGGGCGCTATATTTGCGCAAAGTCCTGTATCACAGGATGATTTAAAAGTCCAAAATGGATCTAATTCAGTAGACACACAGGTAGCTGTAGATTATGCGACTGGAAACGGTAACACAGGTGAGGCTATTCAAACAGGTAACACAAATAAGTTACAAGTTATGCAGGCTGGAACAAATCAATCTTCTTATTCAGTACAAGCTGATGGAACTGGAACTGGTGATAACAGAGCAAGAATCTGGCAAACAGGTGAGGTTTCAGCAGCAAGTGGTGTAGGTAATGCAGCAGATGTAAGACAAATGGGTTCTGGTAACCAGTCTACTACATTACAAGAAGGAGATTTAAACGAAGCTGTTACACGTCAAGGTATGAAAGACGGTGGAGCAAGTGGAGGAAACAGAGCTTTAATTCACCATGGAACTGGACAGCAAGGTGAAATGAACTATGCTATGATAGAGCAAGATGGTCAAGACAACCGTGCTAAAACAAGACAGCAGTTCGATAATAACCAAGCAAGAACAGTACAAGAAGGAGATGATAACGTTGCAGGTGTTTTTCAAAACTCTGGACCAGATGGATCTGACGGTAACACTGCTATAGCTGAGCAATATGGTGATGAGAATGTTACCAGAATTGATCAAGATGGTAGTCGTAACAAAGCACACTCTGTTCAAGAAGGAGATTTGAATATTTCTAATCAATACCAAACTGGTGACGATAACACTGCTTTAGTAGATCAAGGAGCAGATGTAAACCCTATAAATGATTTTGGAGCTTCTCAATCAGATTTAGATGCTTTTATTGTAACCTATTCAGATGCAGGTTATACTGATGGTACCGATAATACAGGTATGGGTTCTACAGATGCTAGAGCATTACAAGTTCAAGATGGTGACGCAAACACTGGTTATATAGGACAGTGGGGAGATAGCAGTGAAGATAGTGACTATGCAGAGCAAAATCAAACAGGAGATAATAACGTGGCTTATATAGCTCAAAACGCTCACGGTGTCTCAAATGGTGGTGCTAACTACGGTCGTCAAGATCAAACAGGAGATGTTAATGGTGCTATTTTAGGTCAAAACGGTAGAAATCATTTAGCTTACCAAAGACAGTATGGTGATGGTAACATTGTAAGTTCATCTCAAAAAGGAGACTCTAACTTAGTAAGTACTTACCAGAGTGGTGATGAAAATGTTGCTTTTACAGGACAAAGAGGTCTTGCTAACCAAACTTTAATTGTGCAAAAAAGTGGAATTGCAGATGGTTCAGGACATAGCTTTAAAGCTAGTCAAAATATTCCAGATGGAATGTCTAATGGAGGTAATACAATTAGTGTTTTACAGTTAGGACCTAACGGAGATTTAATGAATGACGGTGAAAACTGTGATTTCCAAGAAATGGAAACTTTAATTACTCCAGGTGGACCAGGTAGTTTCGATTTAGATGCTCCATGTGGTGGAAGTGGATGTTAA